In Sphingopyxis sp. 113P3, one DNA window encodes the following:
- a CDS encoding AMP nucleosidase, whose amino-acid sequence MTSSSQTPETADPTARVEEILNELESRFKASVSALKSAIAAYVRDGTLPPADAASTGLFDYPALRLTTTGEQRAGQKAHNLAFGQFERAGTYVTTVTRPDLFADYLRDQLTLLARHYDLTLEVTRTGQQIPFPYVLDASDGSDMGSVTPLELARHFPTTELADIGDELADGLFGQDPAADQPLALFDALRTDFSLARLRHYTGTAPEHFQRYILFTNYHRYVDEFVAWAGAQVGQGRYTALAGAAGLYVDQPGVNASALVADSAWRRHQMPAYHLIAPDGGGITLVNIGVGPSNAKTICDHLAVLRPEAWLMIGHCGGLRPSQRIGDYVLAHAYLRDDHILDSVLPPEIPIPPIAEVQQALASAAGVVSGASGADLKKRMRTGTVVTTDDRNWELRYTDSALRFSQSRAIGIDMESATIAAQGYRFRVPYGTLLCVSDKPLHGELKLPGQANRFYEEAIAAHLQIGIRACEMMRDEGAKLHSRKLRAFNEPPFR is encoded by the coding sequence ATGACATCCTCATCGCAAACCCCTGAAACCGCCGATCCCACCGCCCGTGTCGAGGAAATTCTCAACGAGCTCGAGAGCCGCTTCAAGGCGTCGGTCTCCGCACTCAAATCGGCGATCGCTGCCTATGTTCGCGATGGGACGCTCCCCCCAGCCGACGCTGCCTCGACGGGCCTGTTCGACTATCCGGCGCTGCGCCTGACCACGACGGGAGAGCAGCGTGCCGGACAAAAGGCCCATAACCTTGCCTTCGGTCAGTTCGAGCGTGCCGGCACCTATGTCACCACGGTGACGCGGCCCGACCTCTTTGCCGACTATCTGCGCGACCAGCTCACCCTGCTCGCGCGCCACTACGACCTCACCCTTGAAGTCACGCGCACCGGCCAGCAGATCCCCTTTCCCTACGTGCTCGATGCGAGCGACGGGTCGGACATGGGGAGCGTCACGCCGCTTGAGCTCGCGCGCCACTTCCCGACGACCGAACTTGCCGACATCGGCGACGAACTCGCTGACGGCCTGTTTGGCCAGGACCCCGCTGCGGACCAGCCGCTTGCACTCTTCGATGCGCTGCGCACCGACTTCAGCCTCGCGCGCCTCCGCCACTATACCGGTACCGCGCCCGAGCATTTCCAGCGCTATATCCTCTTCACCAACTATCACCGCTATGTCGACGAGTTCGTCGCATGGGCCGGAGCGCAGGTCGGACAGGGGCGCTACACCGCGCTCGCGGGAGCGGCGGGGCTCTATGTCGACCAGCCGGGCGTCAACGCGAGCGCGCTCGTCGCCGACAGTGCATGGCGGCGGCACCAGATGCCGGCCTATCACCTCATCGCGCCGGACGGCGGCGGCATCACGCTCGTCAACATCGGCGTCGGCCCGTCGAACGCCAAGACAATCTGCGACCATCTCGCTGTCCTTCGGCCCGAAGCATGGCTGATGATCGGCCACTGCGGCGGACTGCGCCCCAGCCAGCGCATTGGCGACTATGTTCTCGCCCACGCCTATCTGCGCGACGACCATATCCTCGACAGCGTTCTTCCCCCTGAAATCCCCATCCCCCCGATCGCCGAGGTGCAGCAAGCGCTTGCAAGCGCGGCAGGCGTGGTGTCGGGCGCGAGCGGCGCCGACCTCAAGAAGCGCATGCGCACCGGGACCGTTGTCACGACCGACGACCGCAATTGGGAACTGCGCTACACCGACAGCGCATTGCGCTTCTCGCAATCGCGCGCGATCGGCATCGACATGGAATCGGCGACGATCGCCGCGCAGGGCTACCGCTTCCGCGTCCCTTACGGCACCTTGCTGTGCGTCAGCGACAAGCCGCTTCACGGCGAACTCAAACTCCCCGGTCAGGCTAACCGCTTCTACGAGGAAGCGATCGCAGCGCATTTGCAGATCGGCATCCGCGCATGCGAAATGATGCGCGACGAAGGCGCGAAGCTCCACAGCCGCAAACTGCGTGCCTTCAACGAGCCGCCGTTCCGGTGA
- a CDS encoding SDR family NAD(P)-dependent oxidoreductase — MTNAPALSRSVAGRVAIVTGAAGGMGRATALLLASEGAMVAVTDLDLAACEAVAAEAGPDARAFALDVADGAAIQRVVGEVAAHFGRIDILINNAGVSSFASLEAGEEYEAVWHRAIAVMLTAHQRMVRAALPFLRQSDAARIVNIASTEGLGATPGDTPYVAAKTGVTGLTRGLAVDLGREGITVNCICPGPIRTGMTDAVPEADKAVFARRRTALRRYGEPEEVAHVTLSLVLPASSYITGAIIPVDGGLTARNA, encoded by the coding sequence GTGACGAACGCGCCCGCCCTTTCGCGCTCGGTCGCAGGGCGTGTCGCGATCGTCACGGGCGCTGCGGGCGGGATGGGCCGCGCGACCGCGCTGCTGCTCGCGAGCGAGGGCGCAATGGTCGCGGTCACAGACCTCGATCTCGCCGCGTGCGAAGCCGTCGCAGCCGAGGCCGGACCCGATGCGCGCGCCTTCGCACTTGACGTCGCGGACGGCGCTGCGATCCAGCGCGTCGTCGGCGAGGTGGCGGCGCATTTCGGCCGCATTGACATCTTGATCAACAATGCCGGGGTCTCGAGCTTTGCCTCGCTCGAGGCTGGCGAGGAATATGAGGCGGTCTGGCACCGCGCGATCGCGGTGATGCTCACCGCGCATCAGCGCATGGTTCGGGCCGCGCTGCCGTTCCTGCGGCAAAGCGACGCCGCGCGCATCGTCAATATCGCCTCGACCGAGGGGCTCGGTGCAACGCCCGGAGACACGCCTTATGTTGCCGCGAAAACCGGCGTCACGGGGCTGACCCGCGGGCTCGCGGTCGACCTCGGCAGGGAGGGGATCACGGTCAACTGCATCTGCCCCGGTCCGATCCGCACCGGCATGACCGACGCCGTTCCAGAGGCAGACAAGGCGGTCTTCGCGAGGCGCCGCACGGCGCTTCGCCGCTATGGCGAGCCCGAAGAAGTGGCCCATGTGACGCTCAGCCTTGTGCTTCCCGCCTCCAGTTACATCACAGGTGCAATCATACCGGTCGACGGTGGACTGACGGCGCGTAACGCCTGA
- a CDS encoding OmpA family protein, with product MGAVSKSSRLMLLAMLAGTASMSLAAQEQDAPASDNVIVNGQLMPDLSQMAKGPEIEGIISARSDGAMQVTGADGTNTTIALAEGTKIKSSGGFLGLDSDKLAADALLNGLPVSVETLQWEGGLVASKIALKSKDLRTASMIHTGTNQRFTAQEAATEALRGRVGDIDQYNVKGTTNVNFDTGKALLSEQAKADLCAAASQAEAMDNALLLVVGYTDSTGSQEFNQVLSEKRAARVVNHLQQACGWKPYRMLTPTGMAEADPAADNSTPEGKAQNRRVAVNILVSKAVDGI from the coding sequence ATGGGAGCGGTTTCCAAGAGTTCAAGGCTGATGCTGCTGGCGATGCTGGCAGGGACGGCCTCGATGAGCCTCGCGGCGCAGGAGCAGGATGCGCCCGCCAGCGACAATGTGATCGTCAACGGACAGCTCATGCCCGATCTGTCACAAATGGCCAAAGGCCCCGAGATCGAAGGGATCATCTCGGCGCGCAGCGACGGCGCGATGCAGGTTACGGGCGCTGATGGGACAAATACGACAATCGCGCTTGCCGAGGGCACGAAAATCAAGAGTAGCGGCGGTTTCCTTGGCCTCGACAGCGACAAGCTTGCCGCCGATGCGCTGCTCAACGGTTTGCCGGTAAGCGTCGAAACGCTCCAGTGGGAAGGTGGGCTCGTGGCGAGCAAGATCGCTCTTAAGAGCAAGGATCTTCGCACCGCGTCAATGATCCACACTGGGACCAATCAGCGTTTCACCGCCCAGGAGGCCGCGACCGAGGCGCTGCGCGGCCGGGTGGGCGACATTGACCAGTATAATGTGAAGGGCACGACAAATGTGAACTTCGACACCGGGAAGGCTCTCCTCTCGGAACAGGCCAAGGCCGACCTTTGCGCTGCCGCGAGCCAGGCCGAGGCGATGGACAATGCGCTGCTGCTCGTTGTCGGCTACACCGACTCGACAGGGAGCCAGGAATTCAACCAGGTGCTCAGCGAAAAGCGGGCGGCGCGCGTCGTCAATCACCTCCAGCAGGCCTGCGGCTGGAAACCCTACCGGATGCTGACCCCGACCGGCATGGCCGAGGCCGATCCGGCGGCGGATAACAGCACGCCTGAAGGAAAGGCGCAGAACCGCCGCGTCGCGGTAAATATTCTCGTCAGCAAGGCTGTGGACGGCATTTAA
- a CDS encoding SRPBCC family protein: MELKFRVAARIAKPVHEVFEAVADPGQLSHYFTTGGAKGRLETGATVEWDFHDYPGAFPVHVIEVVPDEKIILEWQANEGEAPNVEGGELVEANYRTRVTMRFKGLDDGRTLVEITEEGWRENQGALSASYGNCQGWSQMLCALKVWIEHGINLREGMYI, from the coding sequence ATGGAGCTGAAATTCCGAGTTGCGGCCCGGATCGCGAAGCCGGTGCACGAGGTGTTCGAGGCGGTGGCCGATCCCGGCCAGCTTTCGCACTATTTCACGACCGGCGGCGCAAAAGGGCGGCTGGAGACCGGCGCCACGGTCGAGTGGGACTTTCATGACTACCCCGGTGCCTTCCCCGTCCATGTGATCGAGGTCGTTCCCGACGAGAAAATCATTCTCGAATGGCAGGCGAACGAAGGCGAAGCGCCCAATGTCGAAGGCGGCGAGCTTGTCGAGGCCAATTACCGCACGCGCGTCACGATGCGCTTCAAGGGGCTCGACGATGGCCGTACCCTCGTCGAGATCACGGAGGAAGGCTGGCGCGAGAACCAAGGGGCGCTCAGCGCCTCATACGGCAATTGCCAAGGCTGGTCGCAAATGCTCTGTGCGCTCAAGGTGTGGATTGAGCATGGCATCAATTTGCGCGAGGGCATGTACATATAA
- a CDS encoding ArsR/SmtB family transcription factor, whose amino-acid sequence MSIHDDYDRVFKALAHAVRRQILDDLKDQPLTTGTLCAHFPDIDRCTVMQHVKVLEEAGLVIAERRGRERWNHLNAMPIHDIHDRWIGPHAAAAASRLARFKRAVEAR is encoded by the coding sequence ATGTCAATCCATGATGACTATGACCGCGTCTTCAAGGCGCTCGCCCACGCGGTGCGGCGCCAGATTCTCGACGACCTCAAGGATCAGCCGCTCACCACCGGCACCTTGTGCGCGCATTTTCCGGACATCGACCGCTGCACCGTCATGCAGCATGTCAAGGTGCTCGAAGAGGCAGGACTCGTGATCGCCGAGCGCCGCGGCCGCGAGCGCTGGAACCACCTCAACGCGATGCCGATCCACGACATCCACGATCGCTGGATCGGCCCCCACGCCGCCGCGGCTGCATCGCGCCTGGCGCGGTTCAAGCGGGCAGTGGAAGCCAGGTAA
- a CDS encoding M2 family metallopeptidase: protein MKAMISTLSLAISLAFAASPVMAQTAPAETAAAAAPTAADAEAFIAAAEKDLFDYTVEASQVNWVNYNFITEDTDAMAARINAIGTEKAVKYALEAARYRDVPGLSADTKRKLDILRNGIVLPAPTTEGAAAELNRIATDLSSQYGKGKGTLDGKPIAGSDIEAEMGNLEHTPAQFAEMWTSWHDNVGAPMKRDYAKMVGIANEGAKELGFSDVGAMWRSGYDMPPEEFARTTERLWEEVKPLYLALHTYVRWKLNEKYGDAVQPKTGPIRADLLGNMWAQEWGNIYPLVAPAGSGDLGYDIGDLLKAQGKTPLDMVKAGENFYSSLGFAPLPETFWKRSLFVKPADREVVCHASAWNIDNKDDVRIKMCTKVNSDDFVTIHHELGHNYYQRAYNKQPFLYLNGANDGFHEAIGDFVALSITPQYLVDIGLLDKAQVPGADKDIGLLLRQAMDKVAFLPFGLLVDRWRWGVFDGTIQPADYNKAWTDLRQQYQGIIPPGERPADAFDPGAKYHIPGNTPYSRYFLARILQFQFYEAACKQAGWKGPLHRCSFYGNKKVGAKLNAMLEMGASKPWPDALEAFTGSREMSGKAMAAYFAPLKTWLDEQNKGKPSGW from the coding sequence ATGAAAGCCATGATTTCGACCCTGTCGCTTGCGATATCGCTCGCCTTTGCCGCGAGCCCGGTGATGGCCCAGACCGCCCCCGCCGAGACGGCAGCCGCGGCTGCTCCCACGGCCGCCGACGCCGAGGCCTTCATCGCCGCGGCCGAAAAGGACCTGTTCGACTATACGGTCGAGGCGAGCCAGGTGAACTGGGTCAATTATAATTTCATCACCGAAGACACCGATGCAATGGCTGCGCGGATCAACGCCATCGGGACCGAGAAGGCGGTGAAATATGCGCTCGAAGCCGCCAGGTACCGGGATGTGCCGGGGCTGAGCGCGGATACGAAGCGCAAGCTCGACATATTGCGCAATGGCATCGTGCTGCCAGCTCCCACGACGGAAGGGGCCGCGGCTGAACTGAATCGGATCGCCACCGATCTTTCGTCGCAATATGGCAAGGGCAAGGGCACGCTCGACGGCAAGCCGATCGCGGGCTCCGACATCGAGGCCGAGATGGGCAATCTCGAGCACACACCCGCCCAGTTCGCGGAGATGTGGACGAGCTGGCATGACAATGTCGGTGCGCCGATGAAGCGCGATTACGCCAAGATGGTCGGCATCGCCAACGAGGGCGCCAAGGAACTGGGCTTCAGCGACGTCGGCGCGATGTGGCGCTCGGGCTATGACATGCCTCCGGAGGAATTTGCGAGGACGACCGAGCGGCTCTGGGAGGAAGTGAAGCCGCTCTACCTGGCGCTCCACACCTATGTCCGCTGGAAACTGAACGAGAAATATGGCGACGCGGTACAGCCCAAGACGGGCCCGATCCGCGCTGACCTGCTCGGCAACATGTGGGCGCAGGAATGGGGCAATATTTATCCGCTCGTTGCGCCTGCGGGCTCCGGGGACCTTGGCTATGACATCGGCGATCTGCTGAAAGCCCAGGGCAAGACGCCGCTCGACATGGTGAAGGCCGGCGAGAATTTTTATTCCTCGCTCGGTTTCGCGCCGCTGCCCGAGACCTTCTGGAAGCGCAGCCTTTTCGTCAAGCCCGCCGACCGCGAGGTCGTGTGCCACGCCTCGGCCTGGAACATCGACAACAAGGACGACGTCCGCATCAAGATGTGCACCAAGGTGAATTCGGACGATTTCGTCACAATCCACCACGAGCTTGGACACAATTATTACCAGCGCGCGTACAACAAGCAGCCGTTCCTCTATTTGAACGGCGCCAATGATGGCTTCCACGAGGCGATCGGAGATTTCGTCGCGCTGTCGATCACCCCGCAATATCTGGTCGACATCGGCCTGCTCGACAAGGCGCAGGTGCCGGGCGCCGACAAGGATATTGGCCTTTTGCTGCGGCAGGCGATGGACAAGGTTGCCTTCCTGCCCTTTGGCTTGCTCGTCGACCGTTGGCGTTGGGGCGTGTTCGACGGGACGATCCAGCCGGCCGATTACAACAAGGCCTGGACCGACCTGCGCCAGCAGTACCAGGGCATCATCCCGCCCGGCGAGCGGCCGGCCGACGCCTTCGACCCGGGCGCCAAATATCATATCCCTGGCAATACCCCTTATTCCCGCTATTTTCTCGCGCGCATCCTGCAGTTCCAATTTTATGAGGCGGCATGCAAGCAAGCAGGGTGGAAGGGGCCGCTCCACCGCTGCTCCTTCTACGGCAACAAGAAAGTGGGCGCGAAGCTCAATGCCATGCTCGAGATGGGCGCGTCGAAGCCCTGGCCCGACGCGCTCGAGGCATTTACCGGAAGCCGCGAGATGTCGGGCAAGGCGATGGCCGCCTATTTCGCACCGCTCAAGACGTGGCTCGACGAACAGAATAAGGGCAAGCCGTCCGGCTGGTAA
- a CDS encoding alpha/beta fold hydrolase, with amino-acid sequence MTIAAQFFEARDGVQLAWRETGEGAPVVLLHGLFSSAEVNWIKFGTAERIAAEGFRVIMPDLRVHGSSAAPHDVGHYPPDVLVNDLEDLVSHLGLSDFDLGGFSLGARTSVRAVLAGMAPRRLILGGMGLAGLAGWQRRGAFFKRVIAEYESAKRGDDTWLSIQFMKTMKVDRIAAGHLLGSFTDTAPDALAALTMPVLVVCGDKDDDNGSAEELVAALADARLATIPGTHMSSVTEPALGEAIADFLATA; translated from the coding sequence ATGACGATAGCAGCACAATTTTTCGAGGCGCGCGACGGCGTGCAGCTGGCGTGGCGCGAGACCGGTGAGGGCGCGCCGGTGGTGCTGCTCCACGGCCTTTTTTCGAGCGCGGAGGTCAACTGGATCAAGTTCGGAACCGCCGAACGCATTGCGGCCGAGGGCTTTCGGGTGATCATGCCCGACCTTCGCGTCCATGGGTCAAGCGCCGCGCCGCACGATGTCGGGCATTATCCGCCCGACGTGCTCGTCAACGACCTTGAAGACCTGGTCTCCCATCTTGGTCTTTCCGATTTCGACCTCGGAGGCTTTTCGCTCGGCGCCCGGACCAGCGTGCGCGCCGTCCTTGCCGGGATGGCGCCCAGGCGGCTGATTCTCGGCGGCATGGGACTTGCCGGGCTCGCCGGGTGGCAGCGTCGCGGGGCGTTCTTCAAACGCGTCATCGCCGAATATGAAAGCGCAAAGCGCGGGGACGATACCTGGCTCTCGATCCAGTTCATGAAGACGATGAAGGTCGACCGCATCGCCGCCGGGCATCTGCTCGGCAGCTTTACCGACACCGCCCCCGATGCGCTCGCGGCGCTGACGATGCCGGTGCTCGTCGTTTGCGGCGACAAGGACGATGACAATGGCTCGGCCGAGGAGCTGGTCGCGGCGCTGGCCGATGCCAGGCTCGCGACGATCCCCGGCACGCACATGTCGAGCGTGACCGAGCCCGCGCTCGGCGAGGCGATCGCGGACTTCCTGGCCACCGCTTGA
- a CDS encoding 2-hydroxychromene-2-carboxylate isomerase: MTLTADLFWSFRSPYSYLAIGRYRALAASHALDINLRPVYPLAIRQPDFFERNHPNWLSYTMRDMIRVAQFHGIPFGPPRPDPIVQNVKTREIAAEQPYIYRLTRLGQAASRRGKSLAFCDEAAQLIWGGVQDWHLGDHLAGAAKRAGLDLAELDAEAEHDAEALDTEIAANQVALEIAGHWGVPTLVFDGEPFFGQDRIEMARWRMEQKGLQARPG, encoded by the coding sequence ATGACTCTCACCGCCGACCTCTTCTGGTCTTTCCGATCGCCCTATTCCTATCTCGCGATCGGTCGATACCGCGCGCTCGCCGCGAGCCATGCGCTCGATATCAACCTGCGCCCTGTCTATCCGCTCGCGATCCGCCAGCCGGATTTTTTCGAGCGCAATCATCCCAACTGGCTGAGCTACACGATGCGCGACATGATCCGCGTCGCGCAGTTCCACGGCATCCCCTTCGGGCCGCCGCGGCCGGACCCGATTGTCCAGAATGTGAAGACGCGGGAAATTGCTGCCGAGCAGCCCTATATCTACCGCCTCACTCGCCTTGGCCAGGCAGCTTCGCGCCGCGGCAAGAGTCTCGCCTTTTGTGATGAGGCGGCGCAGCTCATCTGGGGCGGAGTGCAAGACTGGCATCTTGGCGACCATCTCGCCGGCGCCGCGAAACGTGCAGGGCTCGACCTTGCCGAACTCGATGCAGAGGCGGAACACGACGCTGAGGCGCTCGATACGGAAATCGCCGCCAACCAGGTCGCGCTTGAAATTGCGGGCCACTGGGGGGTGCCGACGCTCGTTTTCGACGGTGAGCCCTTCTTCGGGCAGGATCGGATCGAAATGGCGCGCTGGCGCATGGAGCAGAAGGGGCTGCAGGCTCGCCCAGGCTGA
- a CDS encoding MarR family winged helix-turn-helix transcriptional regulator, which produces MNETIGFLMNDTARLFRRAFNARTKSSGVTALQWRLISYLKRHEGIRQGPLAELIEVEPITLSRMVDRLAEAGLVERRADPADRRAWQLHLTPRARDLLEVMRQTTDRLNEEATEGLSDAERTQLIALVGRIRCNLSRRDATNETEAKAPA; this is translated from the coding sequence ATGAACGAGACCATCGGATTCCTGATGAACGATACCGCGCGGCTGTTCCGCCGCGCATTCAACGCGCGCACCAAAAGTAGCGGAGTGACCGCGCTTCAGTGGCGGCTCATCAGCTATCTGAAGCGGCACGAGGGCATCCGGCAGGGCCCGCTCGCCGAATTGATCGAAGTCGAGCCGATCACCCTCTCGCGCATGGTCGATCGGCTGGCCGAGGCGGGGCTGGTCGAGCGCCGCGCTGATCCCGCCGACCGCCGCGCGTGGCAGCTCCACCTGACGCCCCGCGCGCGCGACCTTCTCGAGGTCATGCGACAGACGACCGACCGGCTGAACGAAGAAGCCACGGAAGGACTGAGCGATGCCGAGCGGACGCAGCTGATCGCGCTTGTCGGGCGCATCCGGTGCAATCTGTCACGTCGCGACGCGACCAACGAGACTGAAGCAAAGGCCCCAGCATGA
- a CDS encoding HlyD family secretion protein, whose product MTELSPPRPKAEEAKPPRAVPKADPVPPAPAASARPQDDAKPSWRTRALMFGVPAALAVAGGVWWLTSGGSVSTDNAYVQMDKVSVAAEVGGLITEVAVREGQEVKAGDLLFRIDGQPYKLTVAQAGAAIDAAKVDVGNLSASLAATQVSIKAAQEDIAFAEANFQRQAALMDKGFTTKAAYDAAKHAVEQARARLAQARADAAEARAKLATGASGTNPQVAAARVQRAQAEVDLGRTEVRAPSAGRVAESDRLQVGQMMVAGLPAVTLVDTAHPWVEANFKETDLADMCVGQPAEMRFDAYPGLVVRGHVQTIGAGTGSEFSVLPAQNATGNWVKVTQRVPVRIAFDEVPRRAMIAGLSTEVKVITSGGCK is encoded by the coding sequence ATGACCGAGCTCTCCCCTCCCCGTCCCAAGGCCGAAGAAGCCAAGCCGCCACGCGCTGTCCCCAAGGCAGACCCGGTGCCGCCCGCGCCCGCCGCATCTGCGCGCCCCCAAGACGACGCCAAACCCAGCTGGCGCACCCGCGCCCTCATGTTCGGCGTTCCAGCAGCGCTCGCGGTCGCCGGCGGCGTCTGGTGGCTTACGAGCGGCGGGTCGGTTTCGACCGACAACGCCTATGTCCAGATGGACAAGGTTTCGGTCGCGGCCGAAGTCGGCGGACTGATCACCGAGGTCGCCGTGCGCGAGGGTCAGGAAGTTAAGGCAGGAGACCTGCTCTTCCGCATCGACGGGCAGCCCTATAAATTGACGGTCGCGCAGGCGGGCGCGGCAATCGACGCTGCCAAGGTCGATGTCGGCAATCTCTCGGCCAGCCTCGCCGCAACACAGGTCAGCATCAAGGCGGCCCAGGAAGACATTGCCTTTGCAGAGGCGAATTTCCAGCGGCAGGCTGCGCTCATGGACAAGGGATTCACGACAAAGGCCGCCTATGACGCCGCGAAACACGCGGTCGAACAGGCGCGAGCGCGCCTCGCGCAGGCCAGAGCCGACGCGGCCGAAGCCCGCGCAAAGCTCGCGACAGGCGCGAGCGGCACCAATCCGCAGGTCGCGGCCGCGCGCGTCCAGCGCGCGCAGGCCGAGGTCGATCTGGGCCGCACGGAGGTCCGCGCGCCGAGCGCGGGCCGGGTTGCCGAATCGGACCGGTTGCAGGTCGGCCAGATGATGGTCGCGGGGTTGCCCGCGGTCACCTTGGTCGACACAGCGCACCCATGGGTCGAGGCCAATTTCAAGGAAACCGACCTTGCTGACATGTGCGTCGGCCAGCCGGCCGAAATGCGCTTCGACGCCTATCCGGGGCTCGTCGTGCGCGGCCACGTCCAGACGATCGGCGCCGGAACCGGGAGCGAATTTTCGGTGCTGCCCGCCCAGAATGCGACGGGCAACTGGGTCAAGGTAACCCAGCGCGTCCCCGTTCGCATCGCGTTCGACGAAGTACCAAGGCGTGCGATGATTGCCGGCCTGTCGACCGAGGTAAAGGTGATCACGTCGGGCGGCTGCAAGTAG
- a CDS encoding DHA2 family efflux MFS transporter permease subunit: protein MASRAFSRHSAPAATRVQADRPLHEQVRYRGLLTVAVMGASVMQILDTTIANVAIPHMQSSLGATSETVNWVLTSYIIASAVAMPITGWLADRIGRRTLFLASVIGFIITSMACGAAQNLEEMVAFRFLQGVSAAFIGPLSQSVMLDINPPERHARAMSIWGMGIMVGPIMGPILGGWLTESASWRWVFYVNLPVGLATLALMWALLPATPRLGRKFDLFGFSMLALGLAALQLMLDRGAQKDWFDSAEIWIETGFAAACLWMFFVHLLTGRNTLFDRKMLADRNLLTALGFMVVIGIVMFSSMALLPPMLQRLFGWPVIDTGWVLAVRGIGIFVSMSIAGQLLGRIDARWLVGSGLLIAAYSLYQMSQWSLMMGAWPVVISGLVQGLGMGLIFIPLNTMAFATLRAAYRTDGASLLNLVRSVGASVGISVVTTLLGANTQRSHEDLAAHITSSAVPLIDPSTSDRLGALGASAMAMVNAEINRQAAMVAYIDDFWAMMWVTLLSVPLVMLLRPPARGAPKASAADLGH, encoded by the coding sequence ATGGCCAGCCGCGCCTTTTCCCGCCACAGCGCGCCCGCCGCGACCCGCGTCCAAGCCGATCGGCCGCTCCACGAGCAGGTCCGTTACCGCGGCCTGCTGACCGTTGCGGTCATGGGCGCCTCGGTCATGCAGATCCTCGACACGACGATCGCCAATGTCGCCATTCCGCATATGCAGTCGAGTCTCGGCGCAACAAGCGAGACGGTGAACTGGGTTCTGACGAGCTATATCATTGCCTCGGCCGTCGCGATGCCGATCACCGGCTGGCTTGCCGACCGCATTGGGCGCCGCACCCTCTTCCTTGCCTCGGTCATCGGTTTCATCATCACGTCGATGGCCTGCGGCGCAGCCCAGAACCTCGAGGAAATGGTGGCCTTCCGCTTCCTCCAGGGAGTCAGCGCCGCCTTCATTGGCCCGCTGTCGCAATCGGTGATGCTCGATATCAATCCGCCCGAGCGCCATGCCCGCGCGATGTCGATCTGGGGCATGGGGATCATGGTTGGTCCGATCATGGGGCCGATCCTGGGCGGCTGGCTGACCGAATCGGCTAGCTGGCGCTGGGTCTTTTACGTCAATCTGCCGGTGGGGCTCGCGACGCTTGCGCTCATGTGGGCGCTGCTGCCCGCGACGCCGCGTCTCGGCCGCAAGTTCGACCTGTTCGGTTTTTCGATGCTCGCCCTCGGGCTCGCTGCGCTGCAGCTGATGCTCGACCGCGGGGCGCAGAAAGACTGGTTCGACAGCGCCGAGATATGGATCGAAACCGGGTTCGCCGCCGCCTGTTTGTGGATGTTCTTCGTTCACCTCCTGACCGGGCGCAACACGCTGTTCGACCGCAAGATGCTCGCCGACCGCAACCTGCTCACCGCGCTCGGCTTCATGGTGGTGATCGGCATCGTCATGTTCTCATCGATGGCACTGCTCCCGCCGATGCTCCAGCGGTTGTTCGGCTGGCCGGTGATCGACACCGGCTGGGTGCTCGCGGTGCGCGGCATCGGTATCTTTGTCAGCATGTCGATTGCCGGGCAGTTGCTGGGGCGGATCGACGCACGCTGGCTGGTCGGCTCGGGGCTGCTGATCGCCGCCTACTCGCTTTACCAGATGAGCCAATGGTCGTTGATGATGGGCGCCTGGCCGGTCGTGATCAGCGGTCTGGTTCAGGGGCTCGGCATGGGGCTGATCTTCATCCCGCTCAACACAATGGCCTTTGCAACACTGAGAGCCGCATACCGCACCGATGGTGCAAGCTTGCTCAACCTCGTGCGCAGTGTCGGCGCGTCGGTGGGGATTTCGGTGGTAACAACGCTGCTCGGCGCGAACACCCAGCGCAGCCATGAGGATTTGGCCGCGCATATCACGAGCAGCGCAGTCCCGCTGATCGACCCCTCGACTTCCGACCGCCTGGGCGCACTCGGCGCGAGCGCGATGGCCATGGTGAACGCGGAGATCAACCGGCAGGCGGCGATGGTCGCCTATATCGACGACTTCTGGGCCATGATGTGGGTGACATTGCTCTCGGTGCCGCTCGTCATGCTGCTGCGCCCGCCTGCGCGCGGCGCCCCGAAGGCGTCGGCAGCGGATCTGGGGCATTAA